One Caretta caretta isolate rCarCar2 chromosome 6, rCarCar1.hap1, whole genome shotgun sequence genomic region harbors:
- the L2HGDH gene encoding L-2-hydroxyglutarate dehydrogenase, mitochondrial isoform X4, with the protein MALDSPHTGIVNYRQVALSYAEDFQEVGGAVLTDFEVTDMEMAKESPSESEDGMKYPVIVRNSKGEEIRCQHIVTCAGLYSDRLSEISGCSHEPRIVPFRGDYLVLKPEKCYMVKGNIYPVPDPRFPFLGVHFTPRMDGNVWLGPNAVLAFKREGYKLYDFSARDFIDAVVYSGLWKLVFRNISYGMSEMYRACFLSAQVKQLQKFIPEVTISDILRGPAGVRAQALDRDGNLVDDFVFDGGTGDIGSRVLHVRNAPSPAATSSLAIAKMIADEAERRFGL; encoded by the exons ATGGCCCTTGACTCCCCACACACTGGCATTGTGAATTATAGACAAGTGGCCCTGTCCTATGCGGAAGAtttccaggaagtgggtggcGCAGTCTTGACTGACTTTGAAGTAACAGACATGGAGATGGCTAAAGAAAGTCCTTCAGAAAGTGAAGACG GGATGAAATATCCAGTTATTGTTAGAAACTCGAAG GGAGAGGAAATCCGCTGTCAACATATCGTGACCTGTGCAGGACTTTACTCAGACCGCCTGTCCGAAATCAGTGGATGCAGCCATGAGCCTCGCATTGTGCCCTTCCGTGGAGACTACTTGGTGTTAAAGCCAGAAAAATGCTATATGGTTAAAGGAAACATTTATCCA GTTCCTGATCCTCGGTTTCCCTTTCTGGGAGTTCATTTCACACCGAGGATGGATGGCAATGTTTGGCTTGGTCCTAATGCAGTGCTAGCCTTTAAGCGAGAGGGTTATAAACTGTATGACTTCAGTGCCAGAGACTTTATAGATGCAGTTGTATACAG TGGTTTATGGAAACTGGTGTTCAGAAACATCTCTTACGGAATGAGTGAAATGTACAGAGCATGTTTCCTTAGTGCACAGGTGAAGCAACTTCAAAAGTTCATCCCTGAAGTTACCATCAGTGATATACTCAG GGGTCCAGCTGGAGTAAGAGCCCAGGCCTTGGACCGGGATGGAAATTTGGTAGATGACTTCGTATTCGATGGAGGCACTGGCGATATTGGAAGCAGAGTTCTTCATGTCAGAAATGCCCCATCTCCTGCCGCTACCTCCTCCCTTGCCATTGCAAAAATGATCGCAGATGAAGCGGAGCGAAGATTTGGCTTGTGA